A genomic stretch from Helianthus annuus cultivar XRQ/B chromosome 1, HanXRQr2.0-SUNRISE, whole genome shotgun sequence includes:
- the LOC110876596 gene encoding uncharacterized protein LOC110876596, with amino-acid sequence MTKPKSKKQALIGNFFKRKFEEINDNESSPNVGNDIQANDDVDGDASPNVDNENIQANDDVDASPNVDNDNPTTSIPTTRGIIDLNDLPSDPHDRPPITSYHPNQIDDIRRSYLVKGAFQPRSHKFPVKDCYGKKRRFVVSWFNDCSWLEYSIKADKVYCLYCYLFKEDVGNQGGRDTWSSSSKGFCDWSKNGSLKEHVGNVDSHHLKAAQKCHNLMNQKKHMDENMKKLTKEEMIASYYRLLGSVMSARFCLENSLPFRGHDESKESNSQGMFLSVLNLISTNHPEIGKYTLGNAKKNNKLTSPKIQKEIIECFSKEVTKSICAEIKDDVFGLLVDESSDVSLKEQMAVVVRFVDKLGAVRESLIGIVHVKDTTSIALKEAIDDLLASNQLSIKQVRGQGYDGASNMRENLMG; translated from the exons atgacgaaaccaaaatccaaaaaacaaGCTTTAATTGGGaactttttcaaaagaaaattcGAAGAAATTAATGATAATGAGTCAAGTCCGAATGTTGGTAATGATATCCAAGCAAATGATGACGTTGATGGCGATGCAAGTCCGAATGTTGATAATGAGAATATCCAAGCAAATGATGACGTTGATGCAAGTCCGAATGTTGATAATGATAATCCTACAACTTCAATTCCAACAACACGAGGTATTATTGATTTGAATGATCTTCCTTCGGATCCACATGATAGGCCACCTATTACTAGTTATCACCCAAATCAAATAGATGACATAAGAAGGTCATATCTTGTTAAAGGGGCTTTTCAACCTCGTAGTCATAAGTTTCCCGTTAAAGACTGTTATGGAAAAAAAAGACGTTTTGTTGTTAGTTGGTTTAATGATTGTAGTTGGTTAGAGTATAGCATCAAAGCAGACAAAGTATATTGTTTATATTGTTACTTGTTTAAAGAAGATGTTGGTAATCAAGGCGGAAGAGATACATGGTCTTCTAGTTCTAaaggcttttgtgattggagtaAAAATGGGTCATTAAAGGAACATGTTGGGAATGTTGATAGTCATCATTTAAAGGCGGCACAAAAATGTCATAATCTCATGAATCAAAAGAAACATATGGATGAGAATATGAAGAAGTTGACTAAAGAAGAAATGATTGCAAGCTATTATCGATTACTTGGTTCCGTTATGAGTGCTAGATTTTGTTTAGAAAACTCTTTACCCTTTCGTGGCCATGATGAGTCGAAAGAATCTAATTCTCAAGGTATGTTTCTTTCGGTGTTAAACTTGATTAGTACTAACCACCCGGAAATTGGAAAGTACACATTAGGGAACGCAAAAAAGAACAATAAACTGACATCGCCAAAGATTCAAAAGGAGATTATTGAATGCTTTTCAAAGGAAGTAACAAAAAGCATTTGTGCAGAAATTAAAGATGATGTGTTTGGGTTGTTGGTAGATGAATCTAGTGATGTTTCTTTAAAGGAGCAAATGGCTGTAGTTGTTAGATTTGTTGATAAACTTGGGGCTGTTAGAGAGAGTTTAATCGGAATTGTTCATGTGAAAGACACGACTTCTATAGCTCTTAAAGAAGCCATTGATGATTTATTAGCAAGCAACCAGTTAAGCATAAAGCAA GTGAGAGGGCAAGGTTATGATGGTGCAAGCAACATGCGGGAGAATTTAATGGGTTAA